The following are encoded in a window of Phragmites australis chromosome 22, lpPhrAust1.1, whole genome shotgun sequence genomic DNA:
- the LOC133905465 gene encoding ankyrin repeat-containing protein At2g01680-like, protein MASSNTAEQSGSLAAVENVHVPTPMHPELLMAASHGCHEQLTSLLNREDQDAAMEHRPRPNSMVVASPAVVVEIDNGATASSSVRASSFLHGVTPDGDSALHVVAAAGNGDGHLKNAKVIYDKARHLLGAPNRGGNTPLHRASRAGNVAMLSLLVDLARAEEEVGGSDNEGRVEAILRVRNGIGETVLHEAIRAADTRAVDVLMTADPCLARVPDNGTSPLFLAISLCRYGIARELYARDNRLSYSGPDGQTALHAAVLRSKEMTELLLGWNKQLAKQQDEHGNTPLHFALSLESETFRMLPLYAVPVKHGKSIGTLLNITEPPLELTKQLLEADAYSAYQPDKNGSFPIHIAASAGRISAVIIFLSKYSGCAGLRDSHGRTFLHVAIKNKRYDIVRFACQTPALSSILNKQDNDGNSALHLAVEVGHWWIFACLFVNKQVDLNLPNNSQHTPRELSISSIPTGLYCLLNSRILIQETLRSANATRHICRRDDGMEKEHNPLSEAKSEEKGSQIVSDSTQFLSVGLVLITTMAFGATFALPGGYRADDHSYGGTPTLAQSKQFQGFLMANTLAFFCSSLAVLSLVFAGTPTVELPMRYMHYNISIWLSLNAVGSLAIAFAIAVYIMITPVAAKTALAVIVVIVSIGALHAPSIIEKFCLLLIVLCVRVGILPVLRSSISKVVLLMCWPLIVIFGWQEFASRY, encoded by the exons ATGGCTTCTAGCAACACGGCTGAGCAATCCGGCAGCCTGGCTGCCGTCGAGAATGTACATGTACCCACACCCATGCACCCCGAGCTTCTCATGGCGGCATCCCATGGCTGCCACGAGCAATTGACGAGCCTTCTCAATAGGGAAGATCAAGATGCAGCGATGGAGCATCGTCCTCGTCCTAACAGCATGGTCGTGGCATCTCCAGCCGTCGTTGTCGAGATCGACAATGGCGCCACGGCGAGCTCCTCCGTGCGGGCATCATCATTCCTGCACGGCGTCACCCCAGACGGGGACTCAGCGCTCCACGTCGTTGCAGCCGCTGGAAACGGCGACGGGCACCTGAAGAATGCCAAGGTGATCTACGACAAGGCCAGGCACCTGTTGGGCGCACCAAACAGAGGGGGAAACACGCCGCTGCACCGCGCCTCCAGGGCAGGCAATGTCGCCATGCTTTCCCTCCTCGTCGATCTGGCTAGAGCGGAGGAGGAAGTAGGTGGCAGCGACAACGAGGGGAGGGTGGAGGCGATCCTGAGGGTGCGGAACGGGATCGGGGAGACGGTGTTGCACGAGGCGATCCGCGCCGCCGACACGCGCGCGGTGGACGTACTGATGACGGCGGACCCGTGCCTGGCTCGTGTCCCGGACAACGGCACTTCGCCGCTGTTCCTGGCAATCTCGCTGTGCCGGTACGGCATCGCGCGGGAGCTGTACGCGAGGGACAACCGGCTGTCCTACTCTGGACCGGATGGACAAACTGCATTGCATGCGGCGGTTCTTCGTAGCAAAG AGATGACAGAATTACTTTTGGGATGGAACAAGCAGCTTGCTAAACAACAAGATGAACATGGAAACACGCCTCTACACTTTGCATTGTCATTGGAAAGTGAGACATTTCGAATGCTTCCCCTGTATGCTGTGCCTGTGAAACATGGAAAAAGTATTGGAACTCTTTTAAATATAACAGAACCACCATTGGAGCTTACCAAGCAATTACTGGAAGCAGATGCATATTCAGCATATCAACCAGACAAAAATGGGTCGTTCCCCATACATATTGCTGCGTCAGCAGGTAGAATTTCAGCCGTCATCATATTTCTATCAAAGTATTCTGGTTGTGCCGGTTTGCGCGACTCTCATGGAAGAACTTTTCTTCATGTTGCCATCAAGAATAAGAGATATGATATAGTCAGATTTGCCTGCCAAACACCAGCGTTATCGTCGATCTTGAACAAGCAAGACAATGATGGAAACAGTGCCCTCCATCTAGCTGTGGAGGTTGGGCATTGGTGGATCTTTGCTTGTTTATTTGTGAACAAACAAGTAGACTTAAATTTACCAAACAACAGTCAGCATACCCCACGAGAACTTTCTATCAGCAGTATTCCCACGGGGCTATACTGTTTGCTG AATTCACGAATTTTGATACAGGAAACACTGAGATCTGCCAATGCTACACGTCATATTTGTCGTCGGGATGATGGTATGGAAAAAGAACATAATCCTCTGTCAGAAGCAAAAAGTGAGGAGAAAGGATCTCAAATAGTATCAGATTCAACGCAATTTCTTAGTGTTGGCTTAGTGCTAATTACAACGATGGCATTTGGTGCTACTTTTGCCTTACCTGGGGGTTACAGAGCTGATGACCACAGTTACGGAGGAACACCAACTCTGGCTCAATCGAAACAATTTCAAGGATTCCTGATGGCAAACACATTAGCATTTTTCTGCTCATCCTTAGCCGTCCTAAGTCTTGTGTTTGCCGGAACACCTACAGTTGAGTTGCCGATGCGCTACATGCACTATAACATATCCATCTGGTTATCTTTGAATGCGGTAGGATCCTTGGCCATAGCCTTTGCAATTGCTGTATATATCATGATTACTCCAGTTGCTGCTAAAACTGCTCTTGCAGTCATTGTGGTGATTGTTTCAATAGGAGCCCTCCATGCTCCGTCAATCATTGAAaaattttgtttacttttgaTAGTGTTATGTGTTAGAGTAGGAATACTGCCAGTATTAAGATCTAGCATCTCTAAGGTAGTGTTACTCATGTGTTGGCCACTCATAGTAATCTTTGGCTGGCAAGAGTTTGCATCACGGTACTAG